The Longimicrobium sp. nucleotide sequence CGGGGCCCGCGCACTCGACAGCAACGAGGGCGAGGAACGGTGCGCTTCGGAGGTCCCGGCGCATGCCCCTGGCCGCCCTCTCTCCCCGACCCTCTCCCCCGCAAGCGGGGGAAAGGGAGAATTCGGTCGCGCTTCGGCTGGCCTAGCGCACTCGACTGCGCGTTGCAGTCCGCGAAGGCGGACTTTGGGCCGTTGTTGCCGCGACTTCAGTCGCCCCAGCAGGGCCGGGCACTCGCCGCGTACTCCTCGCCGCACCGCAAGCCTGCAGCGTACCCCCTCTCCCACGCTGTTTGTGGGAGAGGGTCGCACGCGTGTCAGCGCGGCGGGGTGAGGGCCCCACGGCAGCCGAGGCCTCGGCTACGGTGACCGCTGCCGCGCCCGGGCTGGTTTCCCTTCCGCGGCTAGATCCTTCGGCCCGCGTTGTCTGTGCTACGGGCTGATCGGGTGCGCCTGGGCCTTCAGGATGACAGGCTGCGGTGGGATGCGGATAGGGGCGCGGAGGAAACAACCACGTGACGCGCCGGGTATGCCGATTGCCCTCTGTTTACGGGGCAGACGTCCGACTCACGTGGTACCCCGCGGAAGTATGCGCAACACTTTTTTTCTCCTTCGCCGCGCCGGCGTGCTGGCGCTCGCGGCGGCGGGCGTGGCGGCCGCCTCGGCACCGCCGGCTGACGCGCAGCAGCGTCCGCGCCGCCGGGCAGAGGTGCCCGCCGCGCCCACGCGGCGTCCGCCCGTCACGCGCCCCGCGGACGCGGCGCCGCAGGCGCAGAACCCGCTCGCCCGCGTGCGGTCCCGCTCGCTGGCGCGGGGCGGATACGCCGTCGTGGTGGACCTGGACGCCAACCGCCTGTACTTCGCCCGCGGGCGGCGGGTGCTCTGGTCCGCGCCCGTGGGCACTGGCACCGGGCTGCGGCTGGAGCACGACCGCGGCGAGTGGGACTTCGCGACGCCCAACGGCACCTTTCACGTCACCCACAAGCAGGTGGAGCCGGACTGGATCGCTCCAGACTGGTACTTCATCGAGAACGGGCTGCGCGTTCCACCGCCCAACTCCGACGCGCGCCGCTTTCCGCGCGGGCTGGGCTCGGCCGGCGTGTTCATCGGCCAAGGGCTGGCCATCCACGGCACCGACAAGCCCGAGCTGCTGGGCCAGCGCGTGTCGCACGGCTGCATCCGCCTGAGCAACGCCGACGCGCTGCGCCTGTTCCACAACGTACAGGTGGGCACCGAGATCATCATGGTGGGCGGGCGCAACGCCGCGCCGGACGCGCCGCCCCGGCAGACCGCCTCCACGTCCACGCGCCGCACGGGGGCGAACGGGGAGCGGATTCCGCCTCCGCGCGACCCGTTCACCGTGGAGTTG carries:
- a CDS encoding L,D-transpeptidase — protein: MRNTFFLLRRAGVLALAAAGVAAASAPPADAQQRPRRRAEVPAAPTRRPPVTRPADAAPQAQNPLARVRSRSLARGGYAVVVDLDANRLYFARGRRVLWSAPVGTGTGLRLEHDRGEWDFATPNGTFHVTHKQVEPDWIAPDWYFIENGLRVPPPNSDARRFPRGLGSAGVFIGQGLAIHGTDKPELLGQRVSHGCIRLSNADALRLFHNVQVGTEIIMVGGRNAAPDAPPRQTASTSTRRTGANGERIPPPRDPFTVELEEQETYDLLDRLDDELFAAVAARGAQTRWPQVASVLLLRGVKDGDDEALAGLFERYPDLGTGALREEYATFVTDAFAQGALRTLAVMANLDRPTRESVARAIVDGSLALFPGDVNTAAAPWPTRRAPREVLRRASQRSWDALASAEQAYRERNGLAVR